The Palaemon carinicauda isolate YSFRI2023 chromosome 24, ASM3689809v2, whole genome shotgun sequence nucleotide sequence tactatatcCTCTAtgtattttgttattattcttgagtATTTTGCATCTTTTACAgctaagtcttttaatttttcagaTTTTGTTTTTGGCTGGTCTAGCCTTTGTTGTTGGTTTGGAGCGCACATTCCGTTTCTTCTTTCAGCGGCACAAATGGAAAGGGACAGGAGCCTTCTTTGGAGGGATCTTGACTGTCCTTTTCGGGTGGCCTTTGATTGGCATGTGTGTCGAGATTTACGGTTTCGTTGTATTGTTCAGGTATGTCAAATTTACTGTAGTCTACTGATAAAGAAAATATAAGTGTACATGATTGGGTATGCATATGTTAGGGAGTTCAGTGGAAGCGAAAGGTACTAATAGAATTTGCTTTTCTCTTTCAGCGGGTTCTTCCCCGTAGCTGTAAATTTTTTGCGTCGAATGCCAGTCATTGGGCAGCTACTTAGTTTACCATTCATCAGTGGAGTAAGTACTGGTTTCATATTACCTATTTTGAAATTAGTAGTAATATATTGAGACTTGAACTCTTAGTTAGTGTATATTTTGGCGTATAAGACGACACTTAAATCGTTAAAAAAACACCCCAGAACATGAGGTCGTAATAGAACCAGTGCAAAAATAGTGGCCTTATAAAATTCTACCTAAATTATGACCCTATATCAAGTTTTGAGCTAGTGGAGTGCAAATACAAAACCATTAACCTAAAAAGTCTTTTGCAATCTTTTGTGATGGCAAGGGCCTTTGCTTGGGCTCTTCAATCTTTTGAAATAGCATAAACAGTTTTTATTTAGCTGTAAGATATATTTATCAATGTGGTGTTGAACCATTTTCTGATGGCGAGGGCCTTTGCTTGGGCTCTTCAATCTTTTGAAATAGCATACACAATTTTTATTTTGCTGTAAGATATATTTATCAATGTGGTGTTGAACCAATATAAGCATTGCaaggtaaaaaaaatgagattgtTCTTACACTGATAGAAACTATTGTCTTTTAATATGAGTATGACTTTACCTAGGCTGGTATGTGCggttaaacttttaacaaggtacaCATAGTTTCATCGGCAAGATccccaatactacgcagtactctagaagttttattccagctgttaccaagttgtggaatgatcttcctatcgggtggttgaatcagtagaacttcaaaagttcaaagttggagcaaatgcttttttgttgaccaggcggacatgagtctttttatagtttatttatgacatatttgtttttgatgttgttaatagtttatatatgacatgtctgttttgacgtcgttacttattttagaatgatttattgttaatttgttctcttcatttatttatttccttatttcctttcctcactgggctatttttccctgttggagcccctgggcttatagcatcttgcttttccaactagggttgtagcttggatagtaataataataataattgtattgccTTCTTGTGGCATCGATCTATGACGTGAACAAGCTTCACAGGGAGACGCTACTTCACCGCTTGAGCAGTCACTACCCGTTCTATCTTCTCTCACTCAACTGATTAGTAAGGTCTCCTCATACTGGTCTCTCTCTGCTCACATGTGTGAGGGACGGTACGTACATGGAATGTACCTACTGTACTTGGTTGATTCCATCCTGGTACGTTCTTGAGAGGTCACGTGAGGAACGTTTGCTTCCCTGAGAATACTTTTCAGTTCACATTTCTTGTATTCACCGCGCTTGTCGGACACTACACTACACTTTTGTCCTAGGCTTCATTCCAGCTTTTCCTTTtccagtattgttattattattattactagccaagctacaaccctagttggaaaagcaagatgctataagcccaagggctccaactgggaaaaaatagcccagtgaggaaaggaaataaggaaataaataaatgat carries:
- the LOC137618259 gene encoding vesicle transport protein GOT1B-like isoform X1; translation: MIQITDTQKIGVGFAAFGVTFIFLGVILFFDKGLLAIGNILFLAGLAFVVGLERTFRFFFQRHKWKGTGAFFGGILTVLFGWPLIGMCVEIYGFVVLFSGFFPVAVNFLRRMPVIGQLLSLPFISGYMDRIAGDSKMNV
- the LOC137618259 gene encoding vesicle transport protein GOT1B-like isoform X2, whose amino-acid sequence is MIQITDTQKIGVGFAAFGVTFIFLGVILFFDKGLLAIGNILFLAGLAFVVGLERTFRFFFQRHKWKGTGAFFGGILTVLFGWPLIGMCVEIYGFVVLFSGFFPVAVNFLRRMPVIGQLLSLPFISGLLPPDSSA